The following are encoded together in the Flammeovirga agarivorans genome:
- a CDS encoding helix-turn-helix domain-containing protein produces the protein MKRLTTIFHFTFTLVFSTLFFTSTYVTAEDRIILTVKHLPDYTPENSAIYLVTSYNNWEPSDEKFQLKKNKNDEYFIEIPWRDQPFQYKFTRGSWETVEGNDIGEIKQNRWFDPEGPENIDVVILSWQDMAKKYLNRVKVVVTSVPESTPYDATLYLAGDFNNWNPRDHESKMSLQPDGTYTLTLPLGLHEFDYKVTRGSWESVEGRANGRAIINRHVNIKEEGWRYDIKVKSWEDLSGNTMTPYMFLLLLGAFQGIVLILSMFGIQANNRAANVVLATLIFITSVALISKVGMYYRDFFQQLPKMYLMPELILFLYGPIFYLYINQLIVTESVSSKDYFKGLAPFFIQLTVYSPLLAMPKDDFIDAIVNYDLNWIFKVVGGLGLIFNAYYWWKCRHVLLQQERNSVEVLSEDRNLNYLNGVMTVYAACLCIWVILYVVGGIGEMLSMDTLPLVELLTDTLWLIIACISFVMGYYAMNQPEILRVSEVLSLDKLPIKENTTEEVKPEKKAEGLTPELIEIKDALAEEMKTKYLYTNPRLTLPDLARTLNTNTHDLSKVINEGYNKNFYDYINGYRVEAFVKEVLSDEAQELTYLGHAYNVGFNSKTAFNRAFKKETGKTPTQYFNQKTTYSPVSK, from the coding sequence ATGAAAAGATTAACTACAATATTCCATTTTACGTTCACTCTCGTATTTTCTACTTTATTTTTCACCTCAACTTATGTGACTGCAGAAGATCGAATTATTTTAACAGTAAAACATCTTCCAGATTACACACCAGAAAACTCCGCAATTTATTTAGTTACCTCTTACAATAATTGGGAGCCTAGTGATGAAAAATTCCAGCTAAAGAAAAATAAAAATGATGAGTATTTTATAGAAATACCATGGAGAGATCAACCCTTCCAGTATAAATTTACAAGAGGTTCTTGGGAAACTGTAGAAGGAAATGATATCGGAGAAATCAAACAAAATAGATGGTTCGATCCAGAAGGGCCAGAAAACATAGATGTAGTTATCTTGTCTTGGCAAGATATGGCGAAGAAATACCTCAATAGAGTTAAGGTAGTAGTCACTTCAGTTCCCGAGTCAACACCCTATGATGCAACATTGTATTTAGCAGGAGATTTCAATAATTGGAATCCAAGAGATCATGAAAGTAAAATGTCTTTGCAACCCGATGGAACTTATACCCTCACTTTACCTTTAGGATTACATGAGTTTGATTACAAAGTCACAAGAGGTTCTTGGGAGTCTGTAGAAGGTAGAGCAAATGGTAGAGCAATTATCAACCGACATGTCAATATAAAAGAAGAAGGCTGGCGTTATGATATCAAAGTAAAAAGTTGGGAAGATCTTTCAGGAAACACCATGACTCCATACATGTTCTTATTACTGCTTGGAGCTTTTCAAGGAATAGTATTGATCTTATCCATGTTTGGAATTCAGGCCAATAACAGAGCTGCTAACGTAGTGTTAGCTACTTTAATTTTTATCACTTCAGTGGCATTGATTTCTAAGGTAGGAATGTATTATAGAGACTTCTTCCAGCAACTACCAAAAATGTATTTAATGCCTGAGTTGATTCTGTTTTTATACGGACCAATATTCTATTTATACATTAATCAATTGATAGTTACAGAAAGTGTATCTTCTAAAGATTATTTTAAAGGTTTAGCACCGTTTTTTATACAGCTTACAGTATACTCACCTTTGTTAGCCATGCCGAAAGATGACTTTATTGATGCAATTGTTAACTATGATCTTAATTGGATTTTTAAAGTTGTAGGAGGTTTGGGGCTAATTTTTAATGCATATTATTGGTGGAAATGTCGCCATGTATTATTACAGCAAGAAAGAAATAGTGTAGAGGTTTTATCTGAAGATAGAAACCTTAATTATCTAAATGGTGTAATGACAGTATATGCTGCATGTTTATGTATTTGGGTAATTCTATATGTTGTAGGTGGAATAGGCGAAATGTTATCTATGGATACTTTGCCATTAGTTGAATTACTTACAGATACGTTATGGTTAATCATTGCTTGTATTTCTTTTGTGATGGGATATTATGCTATGAATCAGCCTGAAATATTAAGAGTTTCTGAAGTGTTGTCATTAGATAAACTACCAATAAAAGAGAATACCACCGAAGAGGTTAAACCTGAGAAAAAAGCAGAAGGGCTAACACCGGAATTAATTGAGATTAAAGATGCCTTAGCAGAGGAAATGAAAACAAAGTATTTGTATACAAACCCTCGCTTAACGTTACCGGATCTAGCTAGAACATTAAATACAAATACTCACGATTTATCTAAAGTGATTAACGAAGGGTATAATAAGAACTTCTATGATTACATTAATGGTTATAGAGTGGAAGCATTTGTAAAAGAAGTGCTTTCAGACGAAGCTCAAGAACTTACTTATTTGGGACATGCGTATAACGTTGGTTTTAATTCCAAAACAGCATTTAATAGAGCTTTCAAAAAAGAAACAGGTAAAACACCAACGCAATATTTTAATCAAAAAACGACCTATTCGCCTGTATCCAAATAA
- a CDS encoding Mrp/NBP35 family ATP-binding protein: MAYTQEDILKALSTVEEPDLKKDLVTLNMIRDVEVEGNKVSFTVVLTTPACPLKELIRQRCEDAIKRDVAEDLEITVNMTAEVTSLQQKGPVLPGVKNVIAVSSGKGGVGKSTVTANLALALAETGAKVGVMDADIYGPSIPTMFNCENAQPGVVVRDGKNVIIPIEKYGVKLLSIGFLTPPDNAVVWRGPMASSAIRQFFMDTDWGDLDYLLIDLPPGTGDIHLSLVQTAKVTGAVIVTTPQKVALADAVRGYKMFASKDVNVPILGVVENMAYFTPAELPENKYYLFGKDGGKTFARRYEVPFIGEVPLVQSVREGGDDGVPVVMEEGNPAGGAFVKIAEELARNVAIRNAELPETDKVEIKTWE, encoded by the coding sequence ATGGCTTACACGCAAGAAGATATATTAAAGGCTTTATCCACTGTTGAAGAGCCGGATTTAAAGAAGGATTTAGTTACGTTGAACATGATACGTGACGTAGAAGTTGAAGGAAATAAAGTATCTTTTACTGTAGTATTAACTACTCCTGCTTGTCCATTAAAAGAGCTTATTCGTCAACGTTGTGAAGATGCGATTAAAAGAGATGTTGCAGAGGATCTTGAGATCACTGTAAATATGACTGCCGAAGTAACTTCATTACAACAGAAAGGTCCTGTTTTACCAGGAGTTAAAAACGTAATAGCTGTATCATCTGGTAAAGGTGGTGTAGGTAAATCAACTGTTACTGCTAACCTAGCATTAGCATTAGCAGAAACAGGAGCAAAAGTAGGTGTTATGGATGCTGATATCTATGGACCTTCTATTCCTACCATGTTTAATTGTGAAAATGCCCAGCCTGGTGTAGTCGTAAGAGACGGAAAGAATGTAATTATCCCAATCGAAAAGTATGGTGTGAAATTACTTTCTATTGGTTTCTTAACTCCTCCTGATAATGCTGTGGTATGGAGAGGACCAATGGCAAGTTCTGCAATTCGTCAGTTCTTTATGGATACGGATTGGGGAGACTTAGATTACCTTTTAATTGACCTTCCTCCAGGAACAGGTGATATTCACTTATCATTAGTTCAAACAGCTAAAGTAACAGGAGCAGTAATTGTTACTACCCCACAAAAAGTAGCCCTTGCAGATGCAGTTCGTGGTTACAAGATGTTTGCTTCAAAAGATGTAAACGTTCCAATTTTGGGTGTTGTAGAAAACATGGCCTATTTTACACCTGCTGAATTACCAGAAAATAAATACTATTTATTTGGTAAAGACGGAGGTAAAACTTTTGCTAGAAGATATGAAGTGCCATTTATTGGTGAAGTACCTTTAGTACAAAGTGTTCGTGAAGGCGGAGATGATGGTGTGCCAGTAGTAATGGAAGAAGGAAACCCAGCTGGAGGTGCCTTCGTAAAAATAGCTGAAGAATTAGCAAGAAATGTTGCTATTCGAAATGCAGAACTTCCTGAGACAGATAAAGTAGAAATTAAAACTTGGGAATAA
- a CDS encoding NifU family protein, translating into MSQTLLERVEKALDTIRPYLEADGGNAKVVEVTEDGIAKVELLGACGSCPMSAMTLKAGIEQAIVNAVPEVNKVEAINMEEFES; encoded by the coding sequence ATGAGTCAAACACTATTAGAAAGAGTAGAGAAAGCTTTGGACACGATTCGTCCTTATTTAGAAGCTGATGGAGGGAACGCAAAGGTTGTTGAAGTTACTGAAGACGGCATTGCAAAAGTTGAACTTTTAGGTGCTTGTGGTTCTTGTCCAATGTCAGCAATGACTTTAAAAGCAGGAATTGAACAAGCTATCGTTAATGCTGTTCCTGAAGTAAACAAAGTAGAAGCAATTAATATGGAAGAGTTTGAAAGTTAA